From a region of the Podarcis muralis chromosome 16, rPodMur119.hap1.1, whole genome shotgun sequence genome:
- the NHLH1 gene encoding helix-loop-helix protein 1: MMLNSDQTELDLQPTHSETESVFSDCGGRGLAGEEAGGGGSGLSLCSQSRVAEPGDPLKKDLQHLSREERRRRRRATAKYRTAHATRERIRVEAFNMAFAELRKLLPTLPPDKKLSKIEILRLAICYISYLNHVLDV, from the coding sequence ATGATGCTCAATTCGGACCAGACCGAGCTGGACCTCCAGCCGACGCACTCCGAGACGGAGTCGGTCTTCAGCGACTGCGGAGGCCGAGGCCTCGCGGGGGAAGAAGccggtggtggcggcagcgggctGAGCTTGTGCAGCCAGTCCCGGGTAGCTGAGCCTGGCGACCCTCTGAAGAAAGACCTGCAGCACCTGAGCCGCGaggaacggcggcggcggcggcgcgccaCTGCCAAGTACCGGACGGCGCACGCCACGCGAGAGCGCATCCGCGTGGAGGCCTTCAACATGGCCTTCGCCGAGCTCCGCAAGCTGCTGCCCACGCTGCCCCCGGACAAGAAGCTCTCCAAGATCGAGATCCTGCGGCTCGCCATCTGCTACATCTCCTACCTGAACCACGTGCTGGACGTCTGA